A single window of Acidimicrobiia bacterium DNA harbors:
- a CDS encoding universal stress protein, whose product MTRIVVGVDGSPNSRRALRRAVEEAELRGGSVDAIYVYPPAQRSWSDDLIGLAVGAASAIGSVTDDGPAHHPPSREQEAHDLAESQLEKFVTEALGETPAQEPHLMAITAGHPAEALIEQSRTADMLVIGTRGRGGFGGMLLGSVAHQCIQGSHCPVLILPPETT is encoded by the coding sequence ATGACTCGAATAGTGGTCGGGGTCGACGGCTCGCCCAACTCGCGACGGGCGCTGCGCCGGGCAGTGGAAGAAGCCGAGTTGCGAGGTGGGTCGGTTGATGCCATCTACGTCTACCCACCAGCTCAGCGGAGCTGGTCCGATGACTTGATCGGGTTGGCGGTAGGGGCGGCTTCGGCCATCGGCAGCGTTACTGACGACGGCCCGGCCCACCATCCACCCAGCAGGGAACAAGAGGCTCATGACCTGGCCGAATCCCAGCTTGAAAAATTCGTCACCGAGGCCCTCGGAGAGACGCCTGCCCAGGAGCCGCATTTGATGGCGATTACTGCCGGCCATCCGGCCGAGGCTCTCATCGAACAGTCGCGAACGGCCGATATGCTCGTGATCGGTACACGAGGTCGCGGCGGCTTTGGTGGAATGCTTCTCGGCTCGGTGGCCCACCAATGTATCCAGGGAAGTCATTGCCCGGTCCTTATCCTGCCACCGGAAACAACCTGA
- a CDS encoding amidohydrolase encodes MSDDVIDVHTHIVPPRLAEAAQRGGLRYGIEFGRDANGKVTSSVGGKPFALPWPTPLQSPAERVASMDAIGVDVHMLSLSPSMHWYNTDPADGRSLATETNDDIAQIVSSYPDRFRGMGFLPLQDPAASVTELERCVRDLGFAGVLVGTNIDGLDWDAPELFPVLEAAQDLNALVFVHPARGRANSFLPNYHLKNLIGNPLETTVALASLIFGGVLDRLTDLKLCFAHGGGYGCLGIARMDHGYMARAEAQGIARMPSDYLKGLFFDSLVHGHRTLDQIIDLAGIDQIVLGSDYPADMGEPDPVEFIRSHPRLDDEQRLKILSRNLSGLLG; translated from the coding sequence ATGAGCGATGACGTCATCGATGTCCACACGCATATTGTGCCGCCTCGGCTTGCCGAGGCGGCACAGCGAGGTGGTTTGCGATACGGGATCGAGTTTGGACGCGACGCCAACGGCAAGGTAACGAGTTCGGTCGGTGGAAAACCGTTCGCGCTTCCGTGGCCGACTCCGCTTCAGTCCCCGGCCGAACGGGTGGCATCGATGGACGCCATCGGGGTGGATGTGCATATGCTTTCCCTCAGCCCGAGCATGCATTGGTACAACACGGATCCGGCCGACGGCCGGTCGTTGGCCACCGAGACCAATGACGACATCGCACAAATTGTCAGCAGCTACCCGGACCGATTCAGAGGTATGGGTTTTCTGCCGCTTCAGGACCCGGCCGCCTCGGTCACGGAACTCGAACGGTGTGTGCGCGATCTCGGTTTCGCCGGTGTCCTGGTCGGTACCAACATCGACGGACTCGATTGGGACGCCCCGGAACTCTTTCCCGTGCTTGAGGCGGCCCAGGATCTCAACGCTCTGGTGTTCGTTCATCCGGCCCGGGGTAGGGCCAATTCGTTCCTCCCGAACTATCACCTCAAAAACCTCATCGGGAATCCGCTGGAGACGACGGTGGCGCTCGCCAGTCTCATCTTCGGAGGAGTGCTCGACCGGTTGACTGACCTCAAGCTCTGCTTTGCTCATGGGGGTGGTTACGGCTGTCTTGGCATTGCTCGTATGGACCATGGATATATGGCCCGCGCCGAGGCGCAAGGCATTGCCCGGATGCCTTCTGATTACCTGAAAGGTCTGTTCTTTGATTCGCTGGTGCATGGTCATCGCACGCTTGACCAGATCATCGATTTGGCCGGCATCGACCAGATCGTGCTTGGCAGCGACTATCCGGCCGACATGGGAGAACCCGATCCGGTCGAGTTCATTCGATCTCATCCCCGGCTTGACGATGAACAGCGCCTGAAGATACTTTCCAGGAACCTCAGCGGACTGCTGGGCTGA
- a CDS encoding carbohydrate ABC transporter permease, with translation MAEQLIDATKIGNRGHMAGKPRSKLAKFGHRLLVGLPLFMLAVWTFIPFLVTLSVSIKTKIETFANLGLVPQQPTLDAYKEVFTDPNFLNAFVNSVVVGFGTALLTIVIGLPAAYAFARFKFRGRHLLLLFTLLPRLVPSIGILVPIYRLAVATNMLDKRITLIIVYTGTLVPLAVWLMVGFFQQIPREIEEAADVDGANLWDRLRYIVMPLAAPALITIAVLAFREAWNEFTLVLVLTTNPTTRTLPFALFKMGQSEGISNFPAEAAFAIITVLPFILVYTRLERYVVSGLTAGSSK, from the coding sequence ATGGCTGAGCAATTGATTGACGCAACCAAAATCGGTAACCGCGGCCACATGGCCGGCAAACCGCGATCGAAACTCGCCAAGTTCGGGCATCGATTGTTGGTCGGCCTGCCGTTGTTCATGCTGGCGGTCTGGACGTTCATTCCGTTCCTCGTGACACTGTCCGTTTCGATCAAGACCAAGATCGAGACGTTCGCCAACCTCGGGCTGGTTCCTCAACAGCCCACCCTCGATGCCTACAAAGAGGTCTTCACGGATCCGAACTTCCTGAATGCATTCGTGAATAGCGTGGTGGTTGGGTTCGGGACGGCACTTCTGACGATCGTCATCGGGCTTCCGGCTGCCTACGCATTCGCCAGGTTCAAGTTTCGCGGCCGGCACCTCTTGCTGCTCTTCACGCTTCTACCCCGGCTGGTCCCGAGTATCGGCATCCTGGTTCCGATCTACCGGTTGGCTGTGGCGACCAACATGCTGGACAAGAGGATTACCTTGATCATTGTCTATACCGGAACACTGGTCCCTCTGGCGGTCTGGCTCATGGTCGGGTTCTTCCAACAGATCCCTCGCGAGATAGAGGAAGCTGCCGATGTCGATGGCGCCAACTTGTGGGATCGCCTGCGTTACATTGTTATGCCGTTGGCTGCTCCGGCCCTAATCACCATTGCCGTGCTGGCGTTCCGGGAGGCCTGGAACGAGTTCACCCTGGTGCTCGTGCTCACCACCAATCCCACCACCAGAACCCTGCCGTTCGCGTTGTTCAAAATGGGTCAGAGCGAAGGGATTTCGAACTTCCCAGCCGAGGCGGCCTTCGCCATCATTACGGTGTTGCCGTTTATCCTCGTCTACACCCGGCTTGAGAGATATGTGGTGTCGGGGCTTACGGCAGGATCGTCCAAATAG